The region atttctaaaaaggATACGGGCTCATTGATGATAAGCCCACACAAGGTGGTATGATTTTGTAATTGCAAAAACTAACAGGGgataaatataattatcaaacGTTAGAGggtaaattatataatatatttatttgcagACTCCCGGCTTCGAagtcaaaaaatcaaaaccagcgGTTCTGCGCGCGGCTACTGCGGCATCCTCGCAGCGATTTAGCTTTAACTTCCAGCGGGATCTTTCACCTTCCTTGATGCCATTGATGCTGTTCTGATTGATCACTTCGTTCTTCACTTAGCTTCCCTGTGTTACTGTAAGTGATCTGGCTCTCGTTTTTATTCATTAATGCTGCTATTATCGGTAATTGAAGAGCATTATTAAACGCTGAtgatttgttattataatttgataTGTAATTGTTAATTTCATCTAGTAATTTGACGTGAAAATGTAATTTGAATTTCAATACGTAGATTTGGATTTGTATATTGTAAAtttggtaaaaagaaaaaaattagagtaaAGAATGTTGAAATCCCTAAATTATGAGTTGGTATGAAGTAGTCTCAAAActgtctctttttttccttgtaattaaTTGATCGTGTTTGTTCATTCTTGAGCTGAACATGTGTTCTAAAAAACAATGTGATTGCAAGTGATACATTGTTGTTATCTCTTAGATACTGAATTGATTGAAACATATGGCTGTTGTTTTACTAAAATATTTGACAATTCAAGGATTCAAGATcacaatttttaaaatgtaaaggACCCATGAGAGCTCGATCTGTAGCTGAGAGGTTTCCTGCCCGTTTCTGCCCGAATATATCTCTTAATTCAGTTTGGTCATTTATTCATACCTAAGAGACTGATTTTCGGTTAATATGTTACCATGTCATTAGAAACCTATAAGAGGCAGGTATAAATAATTATGGTTCACTTTGATGATTGATGGGTTTTTAGTCATTTAACTTTGGATGGATGGTAGACGTGGAGTGATTTTGAGAACAAATCTCCCTGATAATTGGCGAGGATCCGAACCGTGGATGTGGAATTTTGAAGCTTGGGGCTCTTGCATCATTTTTGGAAAGAATACGAATTAAAAAAGGtgataaatatttcatttttgcTTGCATGCATGATACTTTAGAATTGCAAGATGATAGAGAGGGTTTGAATCTGCGACAAGCTACGTGGAGTATTTGTTTCTTGTACCATTTTTGGGACACCCATCTAGATCAATCATATATTAAGATTTTACTTCTGCTCATTTACGCAACATTGTGTACTTGTTTTGGAGAGTTATCTATCAAAATCAGAGACTGCAAGAGGAATGTGTTTGGAGATATATAGTTAGTGACATTTCTtgagtctttttctttttgttggatccaatggttggattcCAAACAGAAAGTAAATTTCCAATCTCTTGATACCTCTCATCTTTATTTGAGTGACTTTAGTTGGCACCTTCTAGgaatggttgagaatttaagACATCCTTATTAACGCCCTCAATAATTGGCATGTGATATTATCACTCTGGCCATGATGTCGCATTAATGTGTGCCAAGAATGATTTGCGTTTTGTATTCTGCATGATGTTCCTTTAAACCTTATTGCATCTCCTTGTTTTTAGATGATGGGCTTACCGCTATAACAGTCTTGATTATAGTAGTGTTTTTTGCAAGTGGATCTTTTGAGAACATAAACATTGAACCCGCCAAAATCACTGACAAGAGCTTCATGGTGTTGAATTCATAGTTTTGAGTTTGATAATTTGGTTAAAGGCAGGTCGTCATAGAGATAGATATTTGAACTAACTTTGTGcactttaatttctattttaccagtttattttttttaatttccaactGGGGAACTGTATTTGATGTTCCTTGTATGGTTGCTTTGGAAAACATTACtttcaaaagctttttttttagcaaCACTACCCTGGAATAATGTTTGGTACCTGGTAGGTGGAATGCAATTTGTTGATtcagttttttctttgattttgtacTTTTATTACTGTTGAtaagaatatattaataaatggATTGTTTATAATTTCCACAAACATCTAAAGTGGATGCTTTTGCCAAATTTTCTGTGACTCCGTTCTACATTTGATTGCTTTGACTTGGATATTCCTATTTTATATCAGATCTGTAATAAATACGTTGCTTCTGTTTCCAAGTCCTCTTTTTCGATAAGTTGAAACTGTGTTCAAGTTTGGGGAGGATTGAAGCCACAACCAATGGTATAGATTCTGCTGGCCCATGAACAGGCATcaaaatcttttcttgaaaCTTAAGCAGCAAATCTTCTAAGATGGTCATATGACTGCCTGTAAGTTTTCTAAACTAATCCTGAAAGATTTACTCCCTTTGTACGTAGCATTTTTCCACAATACTGATGTAAATAGTTAttactttaaaattaacaattaacatATTTATAACAACTTGCGGGCCAAAATCAGAAACTCTCTGTATCAGTCTTCTAGAGCATGAAATGATAGATAGCCCATTATATTAATAGTTAATTGTCAGAGCAACAGGACTGCATCGATACTAATCATGCATGCCAGTTGAGATCAGACTCATATGTCTAGTCACTGTGTGCTAACCTATCCTTCAACCGCGCCATTTACATGTTGCTTCTAAAGGTCTTTCATGGGCTCTATGCAGAAAGTGCTTTAGCAATAACATGACCTTTAGTTGCATTGCATGTTTGCATGGATTGCGTAGGCATTCCTTGTGTATCGTTTCCAGTGTTCTTTtggaagttaaaataaaaattaatgcaaCAAAGTATGTAGTGAAAGGGAAAGGTGGCACTAACATGGTCAAAAAGGCTGGCAGAGTGATTTGTTTACATGCTAGTGTAATGTGAGCCATGAACTGGACTTGTCTTTCTTAACAAAGTCTTCATTAAATATGCAtcatgggaaaaaaatcaaggggCCAACTTTTGGCTTCACTGAAGGCCAAAGGGACATGACGTCTTCTAAGTTAAAGATTCTCCATTACTtgatataaaatcaaacaaattttgATGGATTCTGATGCAAATATCAGTATCTCTTTCTCTATCTCCAAGTCAAAATGGGCCTAGGcgctaaaataaaatcaaagaaacgcAGATGGGTTCTGGAGCAAAATTAatgcgctctctctctctctctctgtcgcACACAACTATTATTAGTCACAGATAAAGAATCTTTGTACTAGGAAAGGCTTGAAAAGTATGCTCGTTTGGAGCTACCAAAGGTTACTAAACTGAATAGGAGCCTAAACTTCTATTAAAGTTCTGGGAAGCGACATGGAAGCACGAATATTTGCACAGATGAGATATTCGTACACTCTAGTTTCAATTCATAGCAATCTTCAGTTttgttctattttatttcttttcaattctattATTTTGGAGATTGGTGATACATTGAATATGGCCGTAGTTCTTAGAAAAACACACCATATAGGTTCAAATTTTTGACCTAGAACAGCTCCTCAATTGTTCATTATCGATTATTTATGTTatcatcatttctttctttgacGAGTAGACatgtaatacaaaaaaattgataatataaaatgtGGTTTTCTTGACCTGTCACTTATGCGCTGAATCCTGTAAAATTTGTGAAACATGTAATCATATTGTCGGTGATGGATTAACATGttatatcttatttaatatattttttaaagggaTCAAGGCGGAGGGTGATAATCCAttctttctaagcttagccAATGGCTGAATTCAAgcgaaatatatatatatatatatatatatatatatatatatatatatatatatatttactatcTTTGAGTTTAGCTAAGTGCATTTGACTCTAAAAATCTTAGGCCCCATGTTtggattatgatatttttttcctgataaattagatatattttatatcaatgaATCAACAGTAATTTACTTTTTGAGgagttataaaaattattttctttagctCCTCTTCTGCGTAAAGAGAAAGGTGTACTATAAATACGAGGAGGATCTCCTTTTTGAAAGGAGAGTTTAATTGACATAACattctcaatttctaaaatatagttttcttctctcttgaaaaaatatttatttaagttttgtaaaggctttaaattcattaaagaaaatattttacaagaatcAGAAACTAAACACtaagataaaaagaatatattagaTTATTAAAACTAAAGAATCAACCGATATTCCGAAAATAACAAGCTTTACCTTCTTGGACGTTGTGGAGCATCATAAgtgggaaagaaagaaaaaaaggagacaTGTGTACAACTTGACCAAGTCCGCGTCCGCGTGAACAATGGCCATATGCTCTTGTAAGTACAAAGAAACTAGAAAACATGAAGGAAAATGGTAGATTAGAAAATAGACAGTTATTCAAATGTATACCACAGCTTGGCATATGCTTTTCTATGCATACCCTTCtactccattatttttttttggatttatgtGGGGTGTTCGAGCCAGCTTGCGTGCatcacgactattccccacggcccactggacatcctgcaagcccaggagcaggtaaggcaccgcgggggtgacaagcgtgcacatagagggtcaaACCCGGGACGAGAAcgaaacaagtcacacgattgaccacagcagctaggccctcaaaTACCCTTCTACTCTATTATTGATTAGCTTAGTTCCATTATTGATTAGCTTAGTTGGGAAGGTAATAATcataaatatctaattaatttagctGGGATGCAAAGTATAATAATGATCCTATCAGTCATTTCTTCTGTGTTCTATTCTCCCTGCACGGGCATTCCTTTCAAGGAATGCTCGTCCTCGTAGGTTGTGGTTTTCCCATTTTGTGACATTCTTAGATTCATTAgctaaaatattgaaacaaaaaaggaaGTACATAACCATTTATGTAGAATACAAGTAGAAATAAGAAAGAATGTACTTGATCGTGCTTTATTAACATGCAcgttaaataaaagaaaatctgcCTGGTTCATGCATGTGTGGTCACAGAAAGGCAACATGTGAAAGCGTACCGTACAGTTACATGTGATGCAGAATGTTCACTGGTGCCATTTGCTCACTTTTTTTTCCGTAAATGGTTTGATGAGTCCTCCACTGATTTCCAAACTTGGAGGTCTCACCCACAAGTTCAAGTGGCAAAGAGCCATAGCAGCAACTTTTGGTGAGGCCAACGGGGCCTTGGGGTTACTTTAATCCAGTAGGTTAGGTCATTTTTGTTGTCTGTCCACATGGATCAGGGTTCAGAGGGAAAAGCATACTAGGGTTCATAGGGTAGCACGTAGTAGACAATGAAAAGGTGTCTCAGTGGGGGATCCTTTATATCTTTTTCAAAGGATTGCATAAGCAATCCGTACGATTTGTGATAGCTGGgcaaaatatgaattaattatgaAGGGAATATATGTTAACATAAATCACCTTTGGGAAAAGCAGTATTTGTGTATTTGAAAATGTGCTTCAACCATgtatgttttttagatttttgaaagatgttaagataaattcttaaaaagcaataatttaatgaatttcaCCTGCTTCGTATTATCAACCCAACACACTGTAAATCACATAGCAAGTCTTAAATTCTCTGAATCTCAATTAGTTGCAATTTACAGTGCACAATATGATGGCCATGTTTGAAAAAATGGCAATTTATCATGCCAGTGGGGTCTCACCATCACAAAGCCTCTTCTTTAAATTCATGGTGGGGTATGGAGGTCTTGATTTGGCCAGGCCGGTTGCTCTAACTCTACTGCCCCTCTTCTTGTATTCTTTTTCCCGTACATGAAACAGAATTATTGATCCACGAAGCACGGATTCTCAATGCCAATCAAACcaagcattgatttttttaaaggtgAAAATATTATTGTCTTCATTTTGCTGTCGGGCATGATTTTGTTGCTAGTTCTGCTGGTCTAAATCAGGGAAAGTTAAggattttgatcaattttacaTATCTGGTCGGCATGAATCATGAGCGTTTATGTAATTTGACACTTCAGCTTCAAATCTCAAAGGGTTTGTGCTGATGTTTTCTTCTGCTTTGATTCACCGAGAATGCAATCAACTTGGGTTTTGACCCTCAAGACATGAATCACcatctatatataaaagaaaggatAGTGTGGTTTCTgtcctgataaaaaaaaaaaattaagaagaaaaaaacaaggacGGGAAAACCAATCGCCATCAAAGTATCAAGAAATATTTGAGAGAATCCTTTGTTTCGTAGCTTTTTTTGTTGGCTTTCTTTTGGAAGGAAATAAAAGGGAATAGAAAAACAGGTAATTTTTTGGAGTCATTGTTACTTCCCATCATGTTCCTAGTGAGCTTATATACTTGAGTGGTATTATCACAAAAACAAGAAGGATAGAGGTCTTAAATTCGAGTCTCATTGCATAATCATACAAATAAATCCTAAAAAACCCATTTACAAGTCAAAACCAACGATTAGTTCCTCGTCTTTAAACTTGAAAGACCCCCACCTTCTCCCTCCTACACACCCACcacttttttatttctctcttctctttttcagtGTGGCAAATCATTAAGATTTGTTATATTTCAAGTGGCCTAAAAAGTCCCCTCCCCACCTCTGTCCACTGTACCTCCTGGCGCCTTTTGGAGACTACAAATTCACACCCCACGCCTCAGTTATCCCTCATGTTCAGTATCAtctcccctcttctctttctcttcgcAAACAAGAACCTCTAAACCCCCCAAAGCCTAAACTCTTCTGTCTTTGCTCTGCCTCCATTTATTCTTGGCGGGTTTCCTGCAACTTCTTGTTTGTATCTGCGATAAAACTCGTATAGCTAGCTTATGCAATGGCAACTATGGTCTGCCAGGGTTTGCAGTCTTGCCTCGAGTCCCCTATTGTTGAGTCAAGAACACTAAGACTTAGATTATCTTCACCAAATCCTAACTTCTCCCAATCCCTTGAACTGGCCTTAAAGCCTTTTTTGTTAGATTCTGACACCAAAGAAGTCAGTGACAAATCCCACTACGAGGAAACTAGCCACAAAAGTAGCTTCCTTCATGATAAGCACACATCTTCAAATCCTGATCTGGGTGGCTGGAGCTTCCTCCAAGCACTATCCACCAGTCCTGAAGGTCCCAAAGAATCAatggagaaagaaaatatatacgTCCATCCTCTATTCAATCGTTCCTCTTCAGTGCTTAGTGAAAAGAGCCTGGAATTATGTACGGAGAATTTAGGTAGCGAAAGTGGAAGTGATATCATTGAAAGCAGCATTTTCTCACTGTCTTCATCAGACTCAAGAGTAGGAAATTCTCCAGCAAGGGAGCAACAGAAATCGCATCGACTTTTGGGAACTAAGAAAGCGAACTCTCGTAGTTTTCCACCTCCATTGACAACGATGCGTGGATCAAAATCTCTACAAGTTAGGCCCCACCGCGAAGATGGAAGGTTGATAATCAGAGCCGTCGAGGCTCCATCAAGACACACTTGCTTACATGCTGAAAGAAAGGATGGCCGCCTTCGATTAAGCTTTGTCAAAGATTCCTCTTCTGATTTTGACTTAATAGGCGTAGCCTCCACTGAAGAAAATAAAGGCAATAACAAagaagatgagattgaaaatgaCATGGATTATGATGTAGATGACTTTGATGTTGGGGAAGGAAATGTTGCGTCCTTTGAAGATGAGGTGGGAGGTGATGATTCGGACATTGATACTGAACCTGGAACGGAGGAGTTTCAAAGACCAAGAAGGTGCAAAGAAGGCGAAGTAGAGAACAAAGGATTGTTAAACTGGGAGCCTTTTTGGGTGGCtacattataaaatttttattttggatctcTTAATTACAATAGTCAAATTCTCAATTTTTAGTTTGTCCCTTCCCCTTTTTGTTCCCTCACCTTTTGCGAATGgaagctttcttttcttttcttctcatgaGTTAACCTGTAAACATCCATAACATGGTTCTAGCAGGTAGTTATTATCGCCACTCCAAGATGATTTTTGTGTTTCTCAGCGCACAAAGCAAGTTTGAGAGGAGAAAATTACTCTTTCTCTGTACGAGCATGGCGAAGACAAAGAGATTAATAAGCAAACTTAATGCAACCATGATGAAGCATAGAATTAAAATGCATACAATTAAAGTGTTTCCTACTGTCACAATAGGTTACAAGTGCTCCATCCAGGAATTCAGTCAACTTTGTATGGTATTGAATCCTCgaagcattaatttttttccatgtgCATGCTGTATCACCCATGTACTCTATATGGTCGCATAAATGGCTGCTCCATCATCTATTTAGATGTTGTTTGGTAGTTAATTGTTAATTtcttgaagtattttttttataaaatatattaaaataatgttttttattttttaaaaattatttttaatattagtatattaaaactatataaaaatactaaaaataatttaatttaaaataaataaaaaattatttttttaaaaaatacaaaatcaaacggcaatttaatattattttttccacgGAAACATTTTACTGCCGAAGTGGCAATCTAGTGTCCATTTCAATGACTTTAAGACAAcatggagaagaaaaggagcaacaactcataatatatatattttttaaattaacacatttatattttattagtcTCGTTGATAAAGATATATTTCCTTCTTAATTCTAATATAGATATAATAATTTACTCATGGCGCAAACTCTGCGGgttgttaaaaaacaaattgaaagttaaaaaattatagaggttacaggtaattattttattttattatttaatttgaccttgctatttaattttaaaacctccATGCTTGATTTCTTGTCCTcggaaattttaaattaaatcttgtTAGAATTGTAACAAGGTGTATagtatctaaaaataatatatttttttaatattaaaacgatgatatattaataaaactaattcaGGCTTCATGTTTAATCCTTCAAACTTACAACTCAGGTCATAAACTCTTCTAGgttaaataaatatgtttttattaaactgtttttttacCCCGACATGAGCTAATTGATTTAATGAATCCAAATGCTATATGAATGAACGggtaaaaactaatttttttaaaaaattaagataatatttttttaatattaagataacaaaaTATTAGATTGACTTAATTTTCATGACTCAACCTATTAAATCTGCGACTTGGGATATAAACTCTACTGAATGtaataattctatttttttatgttttttcaaattaattttacttaattatattatgttttagCGCTGTTAGTAATGAAATGAGTTAGCTCACGAAGTGCAtggataaaacaaataacacattatttaatttgtataaGATGTATAATTATCAATCtacgtgtatttttttttatacacctAAAAAAGTTCCCGataatgaatttttaagttCCGTCTCCAAGAACTAATTAACAGGAATTGACGTTTAGAGAATTCAGTGATTGGTTTCCAACGGAGAAGGGCAGCAGTTGAG is a window of Populus nigra chromosome 10, ddPopNigr1.1, whole genome shotgun sequence DNA encoding:
- the LOC133705028 gene encoding protein FANTASTIC FOUR 3-like, encoding MATMVCQGLQSCLESPIVESRTLRLRLSSPNPNFSQSLELALKPFLLDSDTKEVSDKSHYEETSHKSSFLHDKHTSSNPDLGGWSFLQALSTSPEGPKESMEKENIYVHPLFNRSSSVLSEKSLELCTENLGSESGSDIIESSIFSLSSSDSRVGNSPAREQQKSHRLLGTKKANSRSFPPPLTTMRGSKSLQVRPHREDGRLIIRAVEAPSRHTCLHAERKDGRLRLSFVKDSSSDFDLIGVASTEENKGNNKEDEIENDMDYDVDDFDVGEGNVASFEDEVGGDDSDIDTEPGTEEFQRPRRCKEGEVENKGLLNWEPFWVATL